In Labrus bergylta chromosome 6, fLabBer1.1, whole genome shotgun sequence, the following proteins share a genomic window:
- the usp46 gene encoding ubiquitin carboxyl-terminal hydrolase 46, with the protein MTVRNIASICNMGTNASALEKDIGPEQFPINEHYFGLVNFGNTCYCNSVLQALYFCRPFRENVLAYKAQQKKKENLLTCLADLFHSIATQKKKVGVIPPKKFISRLRKENDLFDNYMQQDAHEFLNYLLNTVADILQEEKKQEKQNGRLKNNGTAIAAETETENKTTEPTWVHDIFQGTLTNETRCLNCETVSSKDEDFLDLSVDVEQNTSITHCLRDFSNTETLCSEYKYYCETCCSKQEAQKRMRVKKLPMILALHLKRFKYMEQLHRYTKLSYRVVFPLELRLFNTSGDAVNLDRMYDLVAVVVHCGSGPNRGHYITIVKSHGFWLLFDDDIVEKIDAQAIEEFYGLTSDISKNSESGYILFYQSRE; encoded by the exons ATGACTGTCAGAAACATCGCCTCCATTTGTAATATG GGCACCAATGCCTCTGCTCTGGAGAAAGACATCGGCCCGGAGCAATTCCCAATCAATGAACACTACTTTGGATTGGTCAAT TTTGGAAACACATGTTACTGTAACTCGGTGCTCCAGGCGCTGTACTTCTGCCGGCCATTCCGGGAGAATGTTCTGGCGTATAAAGcccagcagaagaagaaagagaaccTGCTCACATGCCTGGCCGACCTCTTCCACTCCATCGCCacgcagaagaagaaagtgggcGTCATCCCACCCAAGAAGTTCATCTCAAGACTACGGAAAGAGAACG ATCTGTTTGATAACTACATGCAGCAGGACGCCCACGAGTTCCTCAACTACCTGTTGAACACGGTGGCCGAcatcctgcaggaggagaagaagcaggAGAAGCAGAACGGACGCTTGAAGAACAACGGCACCGCCATCGCTGCGGAGACCGAGACGGAGAACAAGACCACCGAGCCCACGTGGGTCCATGACATCTTCCAGGGGACGCTGACCAATGAGACGCGCTGCCTCAACTGTGAAACA GTGAGCAGCAAAGATGAGGATTTTCTGGATCTTTCTGTGGATGTGGAGCAGAACACATCGATCACACACTGTCTCAG GGACTTCAGCAACACAGAGACTTTGTGCAGTGAATACAAATACTACTGTGAGACGTGCTGCAGCAAGCAGGAGGCACAGAAACG GATGCGTGTGAAGAAGCTCCCCATGATCCTGGCTCTCCACCTGAAGAGGTTTAAGTACATGGAGCAGCTGCACCGCTACACCAAGCTCTCCTATCGAGTGGTTTTCCCCCTCGAGCTCCGTCTGTTCAACACGTCAGGAGATGCAGTAAACCTGGATCGCATGTACGATCTTGTGGCTGTGGTGGTGCACTGTGGCAG CGGCCCGAACAGAGGTCATTACATCACCATTGTGAAGAGTCACGGCTTCTGGCTGCTGTTTGATGATGACATCGTGGAG AAAATTGATGCCCAGGCCATCGAGGAGTTTTACGGGCTTACCTCAGATATCTCCAAGAACTCCGAGTCAGGATACATCCTCTTCTACCAGTCCAGGGAGTGA
- the LOC136179496 gene encoding paramyosin-like has translation METRVKNNAKKGRNKVKKNLILCSYNQEVKVLSDQDERRTYPPADYLDVESDEESQFPPLQRDPSKGTTQDEQKEGNVLGGKDDSAVTQTPLQPAVSLHPEPELQPLETPKEPQSVGVANQSQQANDVTALNMFEIITKVTDQAPIQIPEVEQLKQLLEDQEAKATSNVALLLAEVSNKQAIAREAVMETGKLMDALQTEKEKRMKTEECLAQQIEENSRLKVGVTRAVMDLQYQAYLWGQDRTILLGEINRLHAVLYQAQKCAEERSGLLAEASSIKAAPNQPPEDLEIKNSQLEDEKSRLLAEVTNETCTLKTALNQAHEDLVKKCNQWEEERSCLLLEQEEETCSIKAALVQTQEDLKQQKLQWDEERSRLLKEQEQATCKIHAALVQAQEDLKQQKLQWDEERSRLREEQKQTTCRMEEKLKEAQKDLMNYKCSSDKQIFQFRVAQMDERCKNATALKKAQENIENLKQQWKEDRSRLLAEHEEETLRMKTALIQAQECQDRQKQEWEEERCKLLLGHNEEASRMHEALTQSQKDLAEKNCQWEEDKSQLVEETLRIKASLNQAQIENYQLQWQKEKACLLESVNILKQFLEEKDEEKDKSTEGLMDRLQNLEVQVEEAQKKKKKSLKKKFLGLFKKDEATTSPNSGHL, from the coding sequence ATGGAGACAAGAGTGAAGAACAACGccaaaaaaggcagaaacaaGGTGAAAAAGAACCTTATCTTGTGCTCCTACAATCAAGAGGTCAAAGTCCTCAGCGACCAGGATGAAAGAAGGACATACCCACCTGCCGACTATCTAGATGTAGAATCAGATGAGGAATCACAGTTTCCTCCTTTGCAGAGGGACCCATCAAAAGGGACAACTCAGGATGAACAGAAGGAAGGAAATGTCCTGGGTGGGAAAGATGACTCAGCAGTGACTCAAACACCCCTGCAGCCTGCAGTGTCTCTTCATCCAGAACCAGAACTACAGCCTTTAGAGACTCCTAAAGAGCCACAGTCTGTAGGTGTAGCAAATCAGTCACAGCAGGCCAATGATGTGACAGCTTTGAATATGTTTGAGATCATCACTAAGGTGACTGACCAAGCCCCAATTCAGATCCCTGAGGTAGAGCAGTTAAAACAACTGCTCGAAGATCAGGAAGCCAAGGCGACCTCCAACGTGGCTCTACTCCTTGCTGAGGTATCCAACAAGCAGGCCATAGCAAGAGAAGCAGTCATGGAAACGGGGAAACTTATGGACGCTCTCCAAACTGAAAAGGAGAAGCGTATGAAGACAGAAGAGTGCCTCGCCCAGCAAATAGAGGAGAACTCCAGACTGAAGGTCGGTGTAACCAGGGCTGTCATGGACCTGCAGTACCAGGCTTACCTGTGGGGACAGGACAGGACCATTCTCCTGGGGGAAATCAACAGATTGCATGCTGTATTGTACCAGGCGCAAAAGTGTGCAGAAGAGAGGTCCGGCCTCCTGGCTGAAGCCTCTTCCATCAAGGCTGCACCCAACCAGCCCCCAGAAGACCTGGAAATCAAAAACAGCCAGTTGGAAGATGAAAAGTCCCGTCTCCTGGCTGAGGTGACAAATGAAACCTGCACCCTGAAGACTGCACTCAACCAGGCCCATGAAGACCTGGTGAAAAAGTGCAACCAATGGGAAGAGGAACGATCCTGTCTTCTGTTGGAGCAAGAGGAGGAAACCTGCAGCATAAAGGCTGCTCTGGTCCAGACCCAAGAGGACTTGAAGCAGCAGAAGCTGCAGTGGGACGAGGAAAGATCCCGTCTACTAAAAGAGCAAGAACAGGCAACCTGCAAGATACATGCTGCTCTGGTCCAGGCCCAGGAGGACCTGAAGCAGCAGAAGCTGCAGTGGGACGAAGAAAGATCCCGTCTACGAGAAGAGCAAAAACAGACTACCTGCAGGATGGAGGAGAAACTGAAAGAGGCACAAAAAGACCTGATGAACTACAAGTGTTCATCTGACAAACAAATCTTTCAATTCCGGGTTGCTCAGATGGATGAAAGGTGCAAAAATGCGACCGCACTGAAAAAGGCTCAAGAGAACATTGAGAACCTTAAACAGCAGTGGAAGGAGGACCGGTCCCGTCTCCTGGCAGAACATGAGGAGGAAACTCTCAGGATGAAGACTGCTCTGATCCAAGCCCAAGAGTGccaagacagacagaaacaagaaTGGGAGGAGGAAAGGTGTAAACTACTGCTTGGGCACAATGAAGAAGCCAGTAGGATGCATGAGGCACTAACACAATCCCAAAAGGACCTGGCAGAGAAGAATTGCCAGTGGGAGGAGGACAAGTCACAGCTTGTTGAGGAAACCCTCAGGATAAAGGCATCCCTAAACCAGGCGCAAATAGAAAATTATCAGCTGCAGTGGCAGAAAGAGAAAGCCTGTCTCCTGGAGTCTGTGAACATCTTGAAGCAGTTTCTTGAGGAGAAGGATGAAGAGAAAGACAAGTCAACAGAAGGCCTTATGGACAGACTACAGAACCTTGAAGTTCAGGTGGAGGAGgctcagaaaaagaagaaaaagtctttaaagaaaaagtttctggggctttttaaaaaagatgaagcaaCCACCTCACCAAACTCAGGCCACCTGTAG